From Amphiprion ocellaris isolate individual 3 ecotype Okinawa chromosome 10, ASM2253959v1, whole genome shotgun sequence, one genomic window encodes:
- the rgs18 gene encoding regulator of G-protein signaling 18: protein METLLFLFPQFNYMSPKEEAYFKMLGPEDLQAPKMKDDSSRQKDKERKSRLSLFLTKSGSHENVSPHKKANTTSSNISPEAALQWSDSFEELLKHSDGVETFSQFLRTEFSEENIEFWLACEEYKTIDSETKLLSKAKYIYTVFIESEAPKEVNIDYKTKMDIQKSISQPTWGCFEAAQMKVHSLMKKDSYPRFLHSDIYLRLTRRKGPGATMFRRRSRSCVFNERGEATTEPSAW, encoded by the exons ATGGAGACGCTTCTCTTTCTATTTCCTCAATTCAACTACATGTCCCCAAAGGAGGAAGCATATTTCAAAATGCTTGGTCCAGAAGACTTGCAGGCACCAAAGATGAAGGACGACAGTAGCAG acagaaagacaaggaGAGGAAGAGCCGACTAAGCCTTTTTCTCACCAAGTCAGGCTCGCATGAAAACGTCAGTCCTCATAAAAAAGCAAATACGACATCGAGCAA catctcACCAGAGGCAGCTTTGCAATGGAGCGACTCCTTTGAAGAACTGCTAAAACACTCAG ATGGAGTGGAAACCTTCTCTCAGTTCCTCAGGACAGAGTTCAGTGAGGAAAACATTGAGTTCTGGTTGGCCTGCGAAGAATACAAAACCATTGATTCTGAAACAAAGCTGTTGTCCAAAGCCAAATATATTTATACAGTTTTTATTGAATCGGAGGCCCCCAAAGAG GTCAACATTGACTACAAAACCAAGATGGACATCCAGAAGAGCATTTCACAGCCCACATGGGGCTGTTTTGAAGCAGCCCAGATGAAAGTCCACAGCCTGATGAAAAAGGACTCCTACCCCAGGTTCCTGCACTCTGACATTTATCTACGTCTCACCAGGAGGAAAGGCCCCGGAGCCACCATGTTTCGCAGAAGGTCACGCTCTTGTGTGTTCAACGAGAGGGGAGAGGCCACCACCGAACCGTCCGCCTGGTAG